The segment ttttaattttaaactttatattagaagatattttcgaataataacacaaatattataagaattatctttttagttttaaaacatactttttagattttggataattcttattattattaatttttataaattatcttatcaaaagaaaattgaattagtttttggttttagctgatttatataatttattttattaaagacataaacgatattaaccactctaacttttaaaaagtttttttttgtatactaCAGTCTTTATTCATAAATAAATCTTAGAAATCACTCAATATTAtcttttcaattataaaaaaattagaattttacttgattaatatttagttatgcgttttttgtttttgttttttttttaatttttttattagaagctatttttgaataacaacacaatattataggaattatatttttattttaaaacatactttttatattttggataattcttgttattattaattttaatcaattatcttataAAAAATCGTTTTTTGGTTTagctaatttatatattttcttcattaagagcataaacgatattaatcactctaacttttaacgtagGAGATCGAATGCAAAAAAATcatttcgcaaataatagtatagaaaaAAAGTGTTATTTTGAAAATCTATATTGGAGTATATTCTATTTTCATTTTAGcgtatattttagaaaaaataggaaaatatataaaaatagttttgtagacctataaatattaattttttttttttgatggagttcttattttatgttttcagtACTTTTTGACTCCTACAAAAGTCAGGATCAACCAATAGGATCGCCGCACTTGTTAAGCTCCGGTAACTGTGCGTACTGCGTAGAGGCCAACTCCGTCGTGCTGACATGTCGGTAAGATTTCTTAGTGCTTTTGTGATAAGACTTTGGCGTTGGTGTTATTAACGAATAGAGATTATCAATGATGactttaattttcttaatcatCATTAATTCCAATTAACAAACATAAAACTCCATCTATCTAAAACCtaactatttttgttttatttaaatactTTCACGGTCTGTAGCTCTGTTAGAATAATCTGAAGTAAGAAACGGTGTTACTTCAATTCCCTCTAAATTTTACCGATTAATGAAAAGAGTCCTATCCCCATTTTTActgaaataatttgttttttctgaTTTACATCGATATGTTTTCTTCTGTTtactaaagaaaaataaagaataatataattattatatatttttactttctTCAAATTAATTCAAATTACTCGACTAATTACTCTTAACAGTATACCAATCAGACCTTTAATCTTCAAAATAAAGATTGATTTATAGTTTTATAccttcattattttatttttttactaactATAAATTATACTaacaaacaaaactaaaacaGTTCAAAAATCTATAGTACAAGCATCATACGTGTCAGTCAACCTATCTATTATGTATTCGTCGTATGACGAATCTGTGGTAAGAAAATGTACAAATCCTTAGTTTTGTGAAATTCGTCTAGATGAAATGAAAAACATGACATTTTGTACAAACACCATCTCCACCAACTCAAACAGTATATTGTAAACACCAAATCTAACTTCTGAAAAAACTTCATACACTACATAGTCTATATAAAAATTGAGCATtctatttttaccaaaaaaaaaaattgagcatTCTACTTGCATTCCTTTTTCTCATCAGTATTTTGTCTATTCATGTTTTCCAACAGAACCATTCTAGTGGAAAAGGATGTATCCTTTCATGTTTCATATTGTTCTGAATTATTGGGCTATAAacattattttgaattttttaaaataagtattttagaaataaaagaagaagatcaaTAAAAAATACTTCATCCGTTTGTTCTATAAAATAAGATGTTTTGGAAAGTATTTGATGttccaaaatatattatattttacttttaatgtattttaattttattaaaaattcgttgatcaataatattttaCGGCATTATTTATGATTAGCTTTAATTTATACTAGTAATAATATTATCTTCTAAAAATTAAGTTTCTTAATCTTATGTTTTATGCAAAATATCTTTAATTATGGAATAGAAGGagtaaaaaaaacatcaaactaggccagttttttttaaaaaaaaaacatcaaattatgtttgtttttttttgaaaaaacatcaaattatGTTGTAATAAAAACTATACTGTAGAGTGTATCAGTATATGTTAGGTTGGGGTCTACATAGCATGCACAGTCCCATGAAGTAGCGCCACATACGTGTTTTGGCGCCTTTAAATGTCTTAAAAGCGCCATCGTACCCTGCGGACAGCCCTCCTTCACCTAATGCGTTGTCTCCTCCTCTCCATCCTTTCATTTCTATTGTGTCGGTTATAACTTTCACCATCGCATGTTCAACTATTATTTACATTTCAAATTACAATCAATCGGTCACtacaattatattatttttcttagcTATTGATAGACCATGATCATGCATACATCTTTTGATAGAAGATAACAGTGTTTGCTGCTTAGTGGGTTTGTCTTTTTGACGCCGATGCCATTTGTATCTTAGTGGTGATTATTGATGTTTACCCACCTGCTCTAACATGCTCAAATCACATTCAAATTGTCTGGTATCGCTTTATTAGTACCCTTTTTTTGTCACACAAACTTTTATTCATTTAATCTTAAATATTCGACTGTCTATTCGTAGTAGTTATAATCATCATTCATCAGCCCGAGCATATTAAATTATCATACACATGAATTGTTGGCTAGCTTCATGTAATAATGCGTATCCAAAAGAAATACTTgtatatcaaaatcaaaaattaatttgtttagTTCTATAACTAACTATTACAAACCAAAAAAAGCAGATGTGTTTGATACGAAGGCAATAGGTTTGAAAGCAATATAAATATACGTGTATTAAGTGTTTGACTTCATTATATAAGTTGCAATTGCGATTGACCGACCACTCTCCTGCACGTTGACTTTCTATATCTTCACGTCTCATTATCATATTAATTAGTTCTTTCGGGTGGCTTAAGATACGACACACTTTATCCCCTTCACATTCCAACAAAAacacaattaaaattttaggttTATGAATTTGTTAGCCTATTTTTGCTGCTAAAatgaatttgttttgtttagaaCTACGCTAGTTCAATGTATATTCGAACGTTTGaagaatcaaagaaaaaaaaaacaaatcttaaagaGATCGTGGAGAAAAACAAATGAGTACAATGATTTGGAAGTCGTAGATTTGGCTTTCAACCAACCAAAATAcgtatttttaatagattattagattttgatccgcgcttagaaagtgcggatttatttttgaaattatataaatccTTCTTATATAATTTCTATCTAAGATAATGTATATGTTTGGGTACATTTACCCAGATGCATTGAACCGTattaaactgaaaaaaataaaattaaactgaatttcataaataaccgagTATATCTTATATCTTTGGAACgaaaaaatagaaaccaaaCTGAGAACCAAatgagtttttaatttttaaaatacaaattatatacctacaaatattaattatattttcaatttctaaataactaaatatcctaaaatactatttataaaccaagttatgcaaaaaaaaaattaattactcgaatatttttattcagataattaatagttaattattttcctgtattttttttttcaaacagcctaagatattttacatttgtaaaaattcaataaaacgtATCATATGCATTGTTAGAATTTGTAAAGTAAGTAAACATGTTCTATTTAAACCAATCTTTTCTTTTACCAATTCCATTTAAATCTTCAACCCGTTTAGAaccatttaatattttttatgataaGATTAATCATTTAGTTCATATATAAGAATGTAAGATCAAATGTTAATCATTTATTGcatgtaattaattaaattaatgtttCATAGTTGAATAGTTGACATTAAGGCTTTTAGTTTTCAATTCacagtaaaaatgaaaaaaaaaatgttatacacCAGAGGATTCTTCATTACAACTTAtattaaacataactaaaccattgaaaattttatattattaatggAACTATACGTCGTAATGATCACGTCACGTGTAAACATGTTTGAATAATCTGTCATATATTAATGGAGATTTATTGTTAGAGTagttatataatagattatgaaagaataataaatgagttcatttaaattagagaaaattatgtaaagtatttatatagttagagCAATATAAagtaagaccaaaaaaatagttaagtcgaACGAAATGGTCTAACAACCTTGTTTAAGCagattttttaaagaatttaaatagtatagattcatttttaagtgaaaagtattATAAAAGTATAGtatctaaaaaataattttcaaaatcgtgAATAATCAATATTATTATCGTGAAGTCGGATTAGTTTTAAAAGAACCGATAATTTTCTATGAAGTCATGACATTCTATAAAcgacatttttttttccatcaaggtttttttttgttttaatatatatgaaaaaggcCAAGGCCCAATGCAAATTACAAAAGCCCAAAAATAGACCGGGCCACAAATTACAAACTCGTCCCTCAATTGGGCCTAAAGCCCACATTGAGAAAATCCTAGCTTACACGCGACGCCGCCTCGCAAATCGTTTCTTTGAACTGCTGGGACACGTGTTGTCATCCTCGACGCCGAGGGACACGTGTCGCGAGGACGTTGCGTCACTGCCGCTTCTCACCATCACCGTCATCGGAGATTCGACACAGGAACACCGGACCACACCGGAACTCCTTAGTTCTGTCTAACTGCACCGTGCCCATCTTTACGCTCCTAGGGTTTCAATATCGGAGAGAGTCAATCGTCTTGACGAGATCTTATCCGTAATCCTTCATCACCACCACCCCAGAGAGAGCTTCACACTCAATGTCCTCATTTCACAGGAGAGCTTCCACCGTCCCCGACGGGATTTCCTCCaacaaaccaaaatctaaaccgCTAAAAAACAAAGCCGAGAAAGATAAAACCAAACCCTAAGACACCTCTAGGGAAACAAAAGCCGACGACGCAAGGCAAAGGACGCCTCTGCCTCCCGGAAACTTTACGAGacgcagagctgaagaagcctCCGCCCCTCGGAATCTTTTGCGGCGACAGTAGAGCTTTCGGAGCCTCCACCTCCGGAACTAACAGATGATTGTCGCCGCGAGCCGTCCTCAATACGCCTCACCATGAATCCAAAGAGTGGCAAGATGTCACAGTTGAAAGTCCTGATACGAACCGAGAAGCTTCCCGGGGCAAAACCCTAATTCAGATCCGCCGGTATATCGGCGAGTGACGACATCACAAGACACCCAGTCTTGCGCCTGCACTGAAACAAGAGAAGGAGAGCCACCGGTCCGACGAGTGACTCTCCCACCCAAAtggttctcttctctctctctctctctctctctctctctctctctctctctctctctctctctcgatgtAATGCGACTGCCATTCTATAAGCGACATTGATGTATTAGAATATTGtttgatcaatattttttttaacaggaCCCGACCTATCGCAAGTATTTGATATAATGGAAGAGgatgagatatatatatatataattgacatGACCCCTATGTGTTAATttttaatatcgtttatatcaAGTATTGTAAGGAGTTGGTTTAAGCAAAATGTTTAGTGAATTATTTGAAACATTTGATAAGGTTTATATTAATTGTTTGTATAGTCGTGTGGTATATTGAAAGATCTTATGTAAAAAGATTGAGTGAGTTAAAGTGGATTTACTTAAATGTTAGAGATATTATTTGGTTGTTATATTAGGGGttagttataatattttgttatatgtAATAGGTCGGACTAAAATGAATAGTTGCAACAACTTTGTTTAAGTATATTTTTCAAAGACTGTTTTCCAtttaatataatagattatTTAGATAGTGAGTAGACTGCGGTTTGAAAAAAAACTACTTACTTACGACTTGTAAACAAAGTAGTTCATCATTATGTAATAGTCCGACTTATGACTTTTCCAATTTAtcaaagaagtttatcataaacgTTCTCTCTTTTAGATGTTAACACATTGTCTCCTTCTCTACTTTGCTTTTGACATTAGATACGCAATAAATCGCAACACTTGAGTTATGTTCTTCAGTATTAGGTTTGGGATTGAGTTGTCTCGCAACTAATTAACTATGTTTAAACTCTAATTGAAACTCTATTCAGATAGCAGCGATGATTCACATAGTTGTTAATACGTAATAATATACTTCTCAGTTCTCCCTCACCACTTTCTTATATCTTTAAAGAAATTACAACAATCACAGCCTTTTCTCATAATGTTATAAAGAGTATCAATAACTTACAACACTTGTGTTCTGTTCTTCAGAAACTCTTTACAAGAACTCAAAAGATTCCCCAAAACCGAATCCGAAGACTCACTTCTCAAACCCACGCGTCTGTTCACATCGTCCATTAACCTCAAAACTGAATCTTTCTCAAACCGGTACAAGACCTTGGACCATGCGTCCGAGGACCATGCACGTAGCTCGGTCTCCTCGATGTTACCATTAAGAACAGCAAGAGAGGATATGGCCGTTGCATGATCGCCTTTCTCGAGCTTCCTGCAGAATCTTTCTTTGATTAGAGGCGAAGGCGGAATCCTATTACTCCGTCTCAGATGTTCCCATGTCGCTTCCATCACTTCTTCCTGTTCTGCTCTGCTAGCTTCAAGAACCATTTTGAGATGACGTTTGGCATTGAAATGGTATCCGTGACGCAACATCTCCCTATACGCATAACCAAAATCATCCCACTTTTTATGTTCAGCGCAAGCTTCTAGCATTGTGTTAAAAGTATACGTGTCTGGCAACACTCTCGATTCGAAATCTGAGCTGCTTTCTATATTATTTCCATCTTCCAACATCTTCTGGAAAAGTTCCCTGCCTTCTTCAAACAACCCGTCTTGTTGTAGATAAGCTTTTAGCATTATGTTGCACGTCACTAGGTTCGGGTTGCAGACCTCCTTCATCTGATCAAAGATATAAGCTGCGTTCTTCACGTTTCCGGAGTCGAGGCATGCTTGTATAAGGCCAGTGTAAGTCACCACAAGAGGCTTATTTGCAACTCTACATATCTTCTTAATCTGACATTGGATGGTATATAATCAAGATCAGCTTTCTAGATCAGATTCTCGATACGCTTTAAGGACTGCTGGGTTTACAGAATTTTACCATGTTAAGCCCTTCACTGCACCTTCCTGCGCTACATAGACAGCGAGCAAGGTCGTAGTAAAGAGCAGCTGATCCAACAATACCACGGCCTTCCATATCCTCAACCGTCTCTATGGCCTCATCGGTTTTGCCTTCTTTCCACAGTGTATTAACAAGAACTGATCACAGGAAGAGATGATTGGTTACTCTCCAAAAGggtattttaaaaactaataacGTAAAGGAAAAAGGACAAAGAGTTCACAAAACACCTCTGTATGCTAGAGCATTAGGGATAGAGGATTTCTGCATCTTCCTGAAGAATTCATGAACTAAGTTGTATTTCTCACATGCTAGCATCACCTGCTTAGACAGACAATACAAATCTACTACTGAATTATGTTGTTATGGAACATTAACTGTTATGAGGAGAATGACTATTTAACCTCCATAACGAGGCCATAGGTGACAGGAGAAGGTTTTTGTCCTCTTTGCTTTAACTGCTGTAAGACCCAGAATGCTCCTTCCCACTGCTTCCGTTGAACACATGCGTTGAGCACCTGTGGTGGATGGATGTCCAGGACTTACATTAGATAAAGGtaggctatatatatatatatcttcataAGAAGGAGAAAATCATAAATCACTGACCGCATTGTAGACAACAACGTCAGGTTCAAGCCGGGGATCCCATTTTGCAAGTGTTGTTGGCTTGAACTTCTTTTTAGGTGGAGATCTCATTGTGTCAATCACATGAAAGAGTTCCTTTATATGACCAGCTTGTCCAAGTGTTACTGCAATTGAACGGTACGCTACCATATCCGGATATGATGATATTTGTAACTGGTGAAGaaaaacacaaagaaaaccTCAGATCATAACGGAAGCAAAAAGAACACATACATGAACGGTATAATGGTCTTTTACCATCATTGCATGGAATACATTGAGAGCTTCCACAGGCCTTCTTGACTTACCAAGCACATTTAGTGCAGTTGTGTAAATGATTCTGGATCCAAAAAGGTAAAATCTGTCAGCATTACCCCTGAAGAAGACTCTAGAGTTCTACAACTGAATTCCAACAGCTCACTTTTAGAATAGTACCTTAGCTTGTTTGATTTGAAACGGTCTTGCCTTTGAAGCCACTCAATGACTTGAAGAACTCGTCTCCAGTTTCCAAGTTTCCCTAGAAAGTGGATCAGTCTCATTATAGTGTAATCCGTATATCTGATCTTTGCACTCCGGATCGCCTTGGAAAAGAGCCACTCAGGCATATTGATGTCTGCACCATTCAACCTAGCGAAATAAACTTCCTTAAACATAAAATTCAGCTGAGTTTGATAATAGTTTCATGAGAAATGAACTAATCTCATCTGCAAGACTGCAAGAGCACACAACTAAATCAACATCCTTAACATATCTAACTCCTAGTTTCTCTCTTCTAAGTAACCAAAACTAGATAGTAACTTAAAACACATACACTTTTGCCAACTTCTCGATTCTGTCTTCCATTTCGAGACGTGAAGTTGCTGGCTTGTCCACTATGTCACTGGACTCATCAGAAAACCTAAAGGCAGGACTTTCCATGTCAAACAAgctatcatcatcatccttcTTAGCACCCACTTTCCTGGTTCTACTCAACTTGCTACTTCTTAAATCATGCCTCTCGATGGCTAGTCTCTCAATTCGCCTTTCCTCAGCGAGGAGATCCAATCCATCTCCCCTGGAACCTCTCTCACTTCCTCTTGATGTACCATTGTCACGCTGATACCTCATCATCTCCTGCTTCGGATTCTGTCTCCTGAAACCCTCATCTTCTCGCACAATCACTGACGATTCaccacttttactccatttcaCATCTTTGGCTATTCCCTGAAACCGCGTATCTCCAACAGTATCAGCTTTGGAACCTCTATCAATCCCTTTGGATGCATCAGGGGAACGTTGGTACCTAACCATCTCCTGCTTCACGTACCTTTTGTTGAAGCTCTCATCTTCCGGGGCAGCCACTGAGGAAGATCCACCACTCTTACTCCATTTGACGACATCTTTGTCTGTTCTATGAAACCGCCTTTCTCCAACAACATCAGCTTTAGAACCTCTCTCAACCCCTCTAGATGCATCAGGGGACCGCTGATACTTAACCATATCCTGCTTCACGTACTTTCTTC is part of the Brassica rapa cultivar Chiifu-401-42 chromosome A09, CAAS_Brap_v3.01, whole genome shotgun sequence genome and harbors:
- the LOC103840374 gene encoding pentatricopeptide repeat-containing protein At1g30610, chloroplastic, with translation MAVMISTNSFVVKASLFDESRNFRCNSRRRPVFRQVWFNSRRLVPLNTKKNVILCLNSNTKEVGLQTSGDGGFAFKPSFDQYLQIMESVKTARNKKKVDGLVIDKEGEDDGENGGDRRRLVLGRDVEDVKTKDEGFRRRYSRLELVSGEKRDDGRGSKRNEENGIHSGETSSVTAPEDESFRRRKYVKQDMVKYQRSPDASRGVERGSKADVVGERRFHRTDKDVVKWSKSGGSSSVAAPEDESFNKRYVKQEMVRYQRSPDASKGIDRGSKADTVGDTRFQGIAKDVKWSKSGESSVIVREDEGFRRQNPKQEMMRYQRDNGTSRGSERGSRGDGLDLLAEERRIERLAIERHDLRSSKLSRTRKVGAKKDDDDSLFDMESPAFRFSDESSDIVDKPATSRLEMEDRIEKLAKVLNGADINMPEWLFSKAIRSAKIRYTDYTIMRLIHFLGKLGNWRRVLQVIEWLQRQDRFKSNKLRIIYTTALNVLGKSRRPVEALNVFHAMMLQISSYPDMVAYRSIAVTLGQAGHIKELFHVIDTMRSPPKKKFKPTTLAKWDPRLEPDVVVYNAVLNACVQRKQWEGAFWVLQQLKQRGQKPSPVTYGLVMEVMLACEKYNLVHEFFRKMQKSSIPNALAYRVLVNTLWKEGKTDEAIETVEDMEGRGIVGSAALYYDLARCLCSAGRCSEGLNMIKKICRVANKPLVVTYTGLIQACLDSGNVKNAAYIFDQMKEVCNPNLVTCNIMLKAYLQQDGLFEEGRELFQKMLEDGNNIESSSDFESRVLPDTYTFNTMLEACAEHKKWDDFGYAYREMLRHGYHFNAKRHLKMVLEASRAEQEEVMEATWEHLRRSNRIPPSPLIKERFCRKLEKGDHATAISSLAVLNGNIEETELRAWSSDAWSKVLYRFEKDSVLRLMDDVNRRVGLRSESSDSVLGNLLSSCKEFLKNRTQVL